A part of Citrifermentans bremense genomic DNA contains:
- the metX gene encoding homoserine O-acetyltransferase MetX, which produces MSYGIVTEQIATFDTELRLESGRILGPIDIAYETYGTLNASRSNAILVTHAWTGSAHLAGRYSEDEKRAGWWDDIVGPGCLLDTDRYFVICSNVIGSCFGSTGPTSINPKTGKRYNLAFPVITVRDMVKAQALLMDRLGIEKLFCVLGGSMGGMQALEWTTQFPERVASAVVLATTPRPSAQAISLNAVARWAIFNDPNWKKGEYRKNPKDGLALARGIGHITFLSDESMTAKFDRRFSARDGQFDFFGQFEVERYLTYNGYNFVDRFDANSFLYLAKALDLYDVASGCESLEEAFAPVKAPIQFFAFTSDWLYPPAQTEEMVESLKKLKKPVEYHLITSAYGHDAFLLEHQTFTPLVESFLDRVEI; this is translated from the coding sequence ATGTCCTACGGCATAGTGACAGAACAGATCGCCACCTTCGATACCGAGCTGCGCCTGGAAAGCGGGCGTATCCTGGGTCCGATTGACATAGCCTACGAGACCTACGGCACCCTGAACGCGTCGCGCTCCAACGCGATCCTCGTGACCCACGCCTGGACCGGTAGCGCGCATCTGGCCGGGCGCTACAGCGAGGACGAGAAGCGGGCGGGGTGGTGGGACGACATCGTCGGGCCCGGCTGCCTTTTGGACACCGACCGCTATTTCGTGATCTGCTCCAACGTGATCGGCTCCTGTTTCGGCTCCACCGGCCCCACCTCCATCAACCCGAAGACCGGCAAACGCTACAACCTCGCCTTCCCGGTGATCACGGTGCGCGACATGGTTAAGGCCCAGGCCTTGCTCATGGACCGGTTGGGAATAGAGAAGCTTTTCTGCGTGCTGGGGGGGAGCATGGGGGGGATGCAGGCCCTGGAGTGGACCACGCAGTTTCCCGAGCGCGTCGCCTCGGCCGTGGTGCTCGCCACGACGCCGCGCCCCTCGGCGCAGGCAATCTCGTTGAACGCGGTGGCGCGCTGGGCCATCTTCAACGACCCTAACTGGAAAAAAGGGGAATACCGGAAGAATCCCAAGGACGGGCTCGCCCTGGCCCGCGGCATCGGGCACATCACCTTCCTCTCGGACGAGTCGATGACGGCCAAGTTCGACCGCCGCTTCTCCGCCCGCGACGGCCAGTTCGACTTCTTCGGACAGTTCGAGGTGGAGCGCTACCTAACCTACAACGGCTACAACTTCGTGGACCGCTTCGACGCCAACTCCTTCCTCTACCTCGCCAAAGCACTCGACCTCTACGACGTGGCATCCGGGTGCGAGTCGCTGGAGGAGGCGTTCGCGCCGGTAAAAGCGCCCATACAGTTCTTCGCCTTCACCTCGGACTGGCTCTACCCGCCGGCCCAGACCGAGGAGATGGTCGAGTCACTTAAAAAGCTCAAGAAACCGGTGGAGTACCACCTGATCACCTCGGCCTACGGACACGACGCCTTCCTTTTGGAGCACCAGACCTTCACCCCGCTGGTCGAGTCGTTCCTGGACCGGGTCGAGATCTAG
- a CDS encoding endonuclease/exonuclease/phosphatase family protein has product MKPVLWLNLIYAAVIAAISLSYRTGADRFWLGALNLYLPQVMWAVPGIILVAATWKTERTWVWLPLCLLLWVIGPVMGYNIPPNRGQGEASGVPIRVMTWNIKYGKHDLMPLVEEMERSRPDIVLFQDAVRAGGGPLAGYFRDWHLRSQGQYLVASRYPLTAAEVHELPYSGRGKEYFLRCKVRVGSSEVSVYDVHFKTPRRSLNAFRKAKHGPWYLPKAIQRFEDNVSLRLAQAMTVAGYLARETGPVLVAGDMNSPDPSLVCRTLREAGLTDAFAAAGTGYGYTYGHFLLRNRIPWLRLSWMRIDHIMTNSWLTASRCWVGTGRASDHRPVVADFFLKDSP; this is encoded by the coding sequence ATGAAGCCGGTTCTGTGGCTGAACCTCATCTATGCGGCCGTCATCGCCGCGATCTCCCTCTCCTATCGGACAGGCGCCGACCGTTTCTGGCTCGGCGCCTTGAACCTGTACCTCCCCCAGGTGATGTGGGCTGTGCCCGGCATCATCCTCGTGGCGGCTACCTGGAAGACGGAGCGGACCTGGGTTTGGCTCCCGCTTTGCTTACTTTTGTGGGTGATCGGTCCCGTGATGGGGTACAACATCCCGCCGAACCGGGGGCAGGGTGAAGCATCGGGCGTTCCCATAAGGGTGATGACCTGGAACATCAAGTACGGAAAGCACGATCTCATGCCGCTGGTGGAGGAGATGGAGCGGAGCCGGCCGGACATCGTGCTCTTCCAGGACGCGGTGCGCGCCGGGGGGGGGCCTTTGGCCGGGTATTTCAGGGATTGGCACCTGCGCAGCCAGGGGCAGTACCTGGTCGCCAGCAGGTACCCGCTCACGGCGGCAGAGGTTCACGAGCTACCCTATTCGGGGCGCGGGAAGGAGTACTTCCTGCGCTGCAAGGTGCGCGTGGGCTCCTCGGAGGTATCTGTCTACGACGTCCATTTCAAGACCCCCCGCCGCAGCCTCAACGCGTTCCGTAAAGCCAAGCACGGCCCCTGGTACCTCCCCAAGGCCATCCAGAGGTTCGAGGACAACGTGTCGCTTCGGCTAGCCCAGGCCATGACCGTCGCGGGATACCTTGCGCGCGAGACGGGGCCGGTGCTGGTGGCGGGGGATATGAACTCCCCGGATCCTTCCCTTGTCTGCCGCACGCTCCGGGAGGCCGGACTCACCGATGCCTTCGCCGCGGCCGGGACGGGCTACGGCTACACCTACGGCCATTTCCTGCTGAGAAACAGGATCCCCTGGCTGCGCCTTTCCTGGATGCGCATCGACCACATCATGACCAACTCCTGGCTTACCGCTTCCCGCTGCTGGGTCGGGACCGGCAGGGCCTCGGACCACCGACCGGTAGTCGCCGATTTTTTCCTGAAGGATTCCCCCTAA
- the recC gene encoding exodeoxyribonuclease V subunit gamma codes for MPLKIHTSNRMERLVDELEKVVRAPRPAPGTPFDKELIVVQNKGMQRWLSMELAGRIGVWANGDFLFPNRFVEEVFAQALPESPADAPLFTPEVMTWRILALLQSAQTAGFEEVAAYLADDRDGLKRMQLARRIADTFDRYTIYRPKELLRWEKGEEDHWQAQLWRALNDGAGQKHRARLLHDFLGTHQSGSAWRRRVSVIGIPSLPPFHLEVLAKLAQNAEVNLFLLNPCRQYWGEIVSERELARLEKHGQGEEQWYETGNPLLASWGKLGRDFFKAIIDDCGDHEREDSFYELPQGVLLHEVQADIVELRGAEAGPRQVQACDLSLKVHSCHSPMREVEVLYDTLLSLFDADPSLSPRDVLVMTPNVEAYAPYISAVFDNPEDESRRIPYSIADRSLKNEGEAARALVAILALCGGRYGVATVLDILESPPVARRFGLSGDDLETVRDWLRGANIRWGLDAAQRTEHGVPPFGENSWAAGLDRLLLGYAMNGDGRSFYDGILPYDDMEGGVALPFGRFLTFCEKLFAQTRDLSRPRVPSEWVPALRQILDDFILPDADGEREFLFLIEMAKKLGNSPAHAGFEEEIGIEVVRYWVEQQLGASKRDLGFLTGSVTFCAMLPMRSIPFPVVALLGMNEGEFPRRNPPQGFDLMTREPRSGDSSPRDEDRYLFLEALLSARKRLHISYVGQSIKDNAELPPSVLVSELLDYLERCFVTPEGNPVPAVLCHPLQPFSPRYFTRGSALFSYSQQNCEGAKAKLSPPSPPQPFLDAPLPPWEEEGTVTLKALVDFLCNPAKELLRRRLGIRIEQGVEPLEESEPFALGSLSKYQLEQEMVTALLRGEELDVPYAVACARGDLPPGVCGSALFRKLGEPAQEFAAKVVEVSCGETLPPLDIDLKLPGGRIIGRIENLRSDRMVRYRYTKLKAKDQLRFWVEHLALNCAKAEGYPLESSFVASDSTIHLPPIGDCVTHLNRLLELYQKGMTSPLKFFPESSLEYAKKSRDPKKAAKALSDALGKWHGSEFYEGEGKDEHCRRCFRDDAPLDEEFAALALQVWEPLLDSQTGKGKGK; via the coding sequence ATGCCGCTGAAGATACATACCAGCAACCGCATGGAACGACTGGTGGACGAACTGGAAAAGGTGGTCCGCGCCCCCCGTCCCGCCCCCGGCACCCCCTTCGACAAAGAGCTGATCGTGGTGCAGAACAAGGGGATGCAGCGCTGGCTCTCCATGGAGCTGGCCGGACGGATCGGGGTCTGGGCCAACGGGGACTTCCTCTTTCCCAACAGGTTCGTGGAAGAGGTCTTCGCCCAGGCGCTCCCGGAGAGCCCCGCCGACGCCCCACTCTTTACTCCCGAAGTGATGACCTGGAGGATCCTCGCCCTGCTGCAGTCTGCGCAAACAGCCGGCTTCGAGGAGGTCGCGGCGTACCTTGCGGACGACCGGGACGGCCTCAAGCGGATGCAGCTCGCCCGGCGCATAGCCGACACCTTCGACCGGTACACCATCTACCGTCCCAAGGAGTTGCTCCGCTGGGAAAAGGGGGAGGAGGACCATTGGCAGGCGCAGCTCTGGCGGGCGCTCAACGACGGAGCCGGACAGAAGCACCGCGCCCGGCTGCTGCACGACTTCCTCGGCACGCACCAAAGCGGCAGTGCCTGGCGTCGACGCGTCTCGGTGATCGGCATCCCGTCGCTGCCCCCATTCCACCTCGAGGTCCTTGCCAAGCTGGCCCAGAACGCCGAGGTTAACCTGTTCCTCCTGAACCCATGCCGCCAGTACTGGGGCGAGATCGTTTCCGAGCGGGAACTGGCCCGGCTGGAGAAACACGGGCAGGGGGAAGAGCAGTGGTACGAGACCGGTAACCCGCTCCTTGCCTCCTGGGGTAAGCTCGGCCGGGACTTCTTCAAGGCGATCATCGACGACTGCGGCGACCACGAGCGAGAGGACAGCTTCTACGAGCTCCCGCAGGGGGTGCTGCTGCACGAGGTCCAGGCGGACATCGTCGAGTTGCGGGGAGCGGAGGCAGGGCCGCGCCAGGTGCAGGCCTGCGACCTCTCCCTCAAGGTGCACTCCTGCCACTCCCCCATGCGCGAGGTGGAGGTCCTCTACGACACGCTCCTCTCCCTGTTCGACGCCGATCCATCGTTGTCCCCCCGCGACGTGCTGGTGATGACCCCCAATGTCGAGGCTTACGCCCCTTACATCTCCGCGGTTTTCGACAACCCCGAGGATGAGAGCCGCCGCATCCCCTATTCCATCGCGGACCGAAGCCTCAAAAACGAAGGGGAGGCGGCCCGGGCGCTTGTCGCCATCCTCGCGCTCTGCGGCGGCCGCTACGGCGTAGCGACGGTTTTGGATATCCTGGAGTCCCCCCCGGTGGCGCGCCGCTTCGGCCTCTCCGGAGACGACCTGGAAACGGTGCGGGACTGGCTTCGGGGGGCCAACATCAGGTGGGGCCTCGACGCAGCGCAACGCACCGAGCACGGCGTCCCCCCCTTCGGCGAGAACTCGTGGGCAGCGGGGCTCGACCGCCTGCTTTTGGGCTACGCCATGAACGGCGACGGGCGCTCGTTCTACGACGGCATCCTCCCCTACGACGACATGGAGGGGGGCGTGGCCCTTCCCTTCGGGCGCTTCCTCACCTTCTGCGAAAAGCTCTTCGCCCAGACCCGGGACCTCTCCCGCCCGCGGGTGCCGTCCGAGTGGGTGCCGGCGCTGCGCCAGATCCTGGACGACTTCATCCTCCCGGACGCGGACGGCGAGCGCGAGTTCCTGTTCCTGATCGAGATGGCGAAAAAGCTCGGGAACTCCCCGGCGCATGCCGGTTTCGAGGAAGAGATCGGCATCGAGGTGGTGCGCTACTGGGTGGAGCAGCAGCTGGGGGCCTCGAAACGGGACCTGGGCTTTCTCACCGGCAGCGTCACCTTCTGCGCCATGCTCCCGATGCGAAGCATCCCGTTCCCGGTGGTCGCCCTTTTGGGTATGAACGAGGGGGAATTCCCGCGCCGCAACCCGCCCCAGGGGTTCGACCTGATGACCAGGGAGCCCCGCTCCGGGGACTCCTCGCCGCGCGACGAGGACCGTTACCTGTTCCTGGAGGCCCTCCTCTCCGCCCGCAAGAGGCTGCACATAAGCTACGTGGGTCAAAGCATCAAGGACAACGCCGAACTTCCCCCGAGCGTGCTGGTGAGCGAGCTGCTGGACTACCTGGAGCGCTGTTTCGTGACGCCGGAGGGAAATCCTGTGCCTGCGGTCTTGTGCCACCCGCTGCAGCCGTTCAGCCCCAGGTACTTCACCCGCGGCTCCGCCTTATTCAGCTACTCCCAGCAAAACTGCGAGGGGGCGAAGGCGAAGCTCTCCCCCCCCTCTCCCCCGCAGCCGTTTCTGGATGCGCCCCTTCCCCCCTGGGAGGAAGAGGGTACGGTCACCCTCAAGGCGCTGGTCGATTTCCTGTGCAACCCGGCCAAGGAACTCCTGAGGCGCCGGCTCGGCATCCGCATAGAGCAGGGTGTGGAGCCGCTGGAGGAATCGGAACCGTTCGCGCTGGGTAGCCTCTCCAAATACCAGCTGGAACAGGAGATGGTCACGGCGCTTTTGCGCGGCGAGGAGCTGGACGTCCCTTACGCCGTCGCCTGCGCGCGCGGCGACCTCCCCCCCGGCGTCTGCGGCTCAGCCCTCTTCCGCAAGCTGGGAGAGCCGGCGCAGGAATTCGCCGCCAAGGTGGTCGAGGTCTCCTGCGGAGAGACGCTCCCTCCCCTGGACATCGACCTGAAGCTTCCCGGCGGGAGGATCATCGGACGCATCGAGAACCTCCGCTCCGACCGCATGGTGCGCTACCGCTACACCAAGCTGAAGGCGAAGGACCAGCTGCGGTTTTGGGTCGAGCACCTGGCGCTCAACTGCGCCAAGGCCGAAGGGTACCCGCTGGAAAGCAGCTTCGTCGCCTCCGACAGCACCATCCACCTCCCCCCCATCGGGGATTGCGTCACGCACCTTAACCGGCTCCTGGAGCTGTACCAAAAGGGGATGACCTCTCCGCTCAAGTTCTTCCCGGAGAGCTCCCTGGAGTACGCCAAGAAGTCGCGCGACCCGAAGAAGGCGGCGAAGGCGCTCAGCGACGCGCTCGGCAAATGGCACGGCAGCGAGTTCTACGAGGGCGAGGGGAAGGACGAGCACTGCCGCCGCTGCTTCCGCGACGACGCACCGCTGGACGAGGAATTCGCAGCCCTGGCGCTCCAGGTCTGGGAGCCGCTCCTGGATAGCCAGACCGGCAAGGGTAAAGGCAAATGA
- a CDS encoding polysaccharide deacetylase family protein, giving the protein MKLITEEMLARAYYRVKPLMSRRLQIIVRSMVARRKRALYGATWPIDPDAGGTPAGFSGWPGGNRFSVVLTHDVDTARGVERCEQLMALEQEMGFRSSFNFVAHDYNVPPELRRKLVEQGFEVGVHGLEHNRKLYESPATFAKHAALINGYLKEWGAVGFRSPCVYHNFEWLHQLDIAYEASAFDTDPFEPQSDGLRTIFPVHQTAVPGREYVVLPYTLPQDFTMFILFREKGIDIWKEKLRWIAEHGGMALLITHPDYMSFNGCRQFDEYPCELYRELLEHIRTEYQGEYCHFLPYEIASFWTERVAFR; this is encoded by the coding sequence ATGAAGCTGATCACCGAAGAGATGCTGGCGCGAGCGTACTACCGGGTCAAACCGTTGATGTCGCGCAGGCTGCAGATTATCGTGCGCAGCATGGTGGCCAGGCGCAAAAGGGCGCTCTACGGCGCCACCTGGCCCATCGACCCCGATGCCGGCGGCACCCCGGCCGGCTTTTCCGGCTGGCCGGGCGGGAACCGCTTCTCCGTGGTCCTTACCCACGACGTCGACACGGCGCGCGGCGTCGAGCGCTGCGAGCAACTGATGGCGCTGGAGCAGGAGATGGGGTTTCGCTCCTCGTTCAACTTCGTGGCCCACGACTACAACGTCCCCCCGGAGCTGCGCAGGAAACTGGTGGAACAGGGGTTCGAGGTGGGCGTGCACGGCCTGGAGCACAACCGGAAGCTCTACGAGTCGCCGGCCACCTTTGCCAAGCATGCAGCCTTGATCAACGGCTACCTGAAGGAGTGGGGCGCGGTCGGTTTCCGCTCGCCTTGCGTCTATCACAACTTCGAATGGCTGCACCAGCTCGACATAGCCTATGAGGCGTCCGCGTTCGACACCGATCCCTTCGAGCCGCAGTCCGACGGCTTGAGGACCATCTTCCCGGTGCACCAGACCGCGGTCCCGGGGCGGGAGTACGTGGTGCTTCCCTATACCCTGCCGCAGGATTTCACCATGTTCATCCTGTTCCGGGAAAAGGGGATCGACATCTGGAAGGAGAAGCTGCGCTGGATCGCCGAGCATGGCGGGATGGCACTCTTGATCACCCACCCCGATTACATGAGCTTCAACGGCTGCCGGCAGTTCGACGAGTATCCCTGCGAGCTCTACCGCGAGCTTTTGGAGCACATCCGGACCGAGTACCAAGGCGAGTACTGCCATTTTCTCCCCTATGAAATCGCATCTTTTTGGACCGAGCGCGTCGCCTTCCGGTAA
- a CDS encoding acetate kinase, translated as MLILTLNCRTFSLQYQLFDWGRNLTLASGNVERVVIGDTFLTHKVPGKAPRHLDRDCADHTQALQFVLDTLTDAKDGVLPEAASISAIGHRVVHGGERFTKSVLIDDDVVAAIKETANLAPLHNTPNLAGIRAAKDLLPNLPQVAIFDTAFHQTMPEKAYIYPLPYDWYKQHGIRRYGFHGQSHLHAARRGAALAGVPLERCNLVTVHTGNGVSLCALKNGVSVDTSMGLTPLEGVMMGTRCGDIDAGIIPFMMNEAGISAAEMDLFLNQKSGLAGIVGRRVSRRTVVDEAVVGDPRCQLALDMESYRLRKYIGAYIAVIGRPDAIVFTYGEGWEDWPVRGMALKGMEQFGIEVDLKRDEEALRGEREMLISADSSKIKVFALPSGEEMMLNEDVAAIMGWPAREAGAA; from the coding sequence ATGCTCATCCTCACCCTCAACTGCCGGACCTTCTCCCTGCAGTACCAACTCTTCGACTGGGGACGAAACCTGACCCTGGCCAGCGGAAACGTGGAGCGGGTCGTCATCGGGGACACCTTCCTCACCCACAAGGTCCCCGGCAAGGCGCCCCGGCACCTGGACCGCGACTGCGCCGACCATACGCAAGCGCTGCAATTCGTGCTGGACACGCTGACCGACGCGAAGGACGGGGTGCTGCCGGAAGCGGCGAGCATCAGCGCCATCGGGCACCGCGTGGTGCATGGGGGAGAGAGGTTCACCAAGTCAGTCCTCATCGACGACGACGTGGTCGCGGCCATCAAGGAAACCGCGAACCTCGCCCCGCTGCACAACACCCCGAACCTGGCCGGCATCCGCGCCGCAAAGGACCTGCTCCCCAACCTGCCGCAGGTTGCCATCTTCGACACCGCCTTCCACCAGACCATGCCGGAAAAGGCTTACATCTACCCCCTTCCCTACGACTGGTACAAGCAGCACGGCATCAGGCGCTACGGTTTCCACGGCCAGTCCCACTTGCATGCCGCCAGAAGGGGAGCCGCCTTGGCCGGCGTCCCACTGGAGCGCTGCAACCTAGTGACGGTGCACACCGGCAACGGCGTGTCGCTCTGCGCGCTGAAAAACGGGGTCTCGGTCGACACCAGCATGGGCCTCACCCCGCTGGAAGGGGTGATGATGGGGACCCGCTGCGGGGACATAGACGCGGGTATCATACCGTTCATGATGAACGAGGCCGGGATATCGGCGGCGGAAATGGATCTCTTCCTGAACCAGAAGAGCGGGCTGGCGGGGATCGTCGGGCGCCGGGTGAGCCGCAGGACGGTGGTGGACGAGGCGGTGGTGGGGGACCCCCGCTGCCAGCTGGCGCTCGACATGGAGTCCTACCGCCTGCGCAAGTACATAGGCGCCTACATAGCCGTGATCGGTAGGCCCGACGCCATCGTCTTCACCTACGGCGAGGGGTGGGAGGACTGGCCGGTCCGGGGGATGGCGCTCAAGGGGATGGAGCAGTTCGGGATCGAGGTGGACCTGAAGCGGGACGAGGAGGCCCTGCGGGGCGAGCGGGAGATGCTGATCAGCGCCGACAGCTCGAAGATCAAGGTGTTCGCCCTTCCCAGCGGCGAGGAGATGATGCTCAACGAGGACGTGGCCGCCATCATGGGGTGGCCGGCGCGCGAGGCTGGTGCCGCCTAG
- a CDS encoding NAD(P)-dependent oxidoreductase → MEQYGFLGLGIMGSAMAKNLLKAGFKVTVWNRSQEKCAELAALGATVAATPAEVTASCSVTIAMLADPAAAHAVCFGPQGALEGIGAGRGYVDMSTVDAATAKDIGAAVTGKGGRFLEAPVSGSKKPAEDGTLIILAAGDRELFDQALPLFEKMGKKSLYLGELGRGAQMKLIVNMVMGGMMTIFCEGLALADKAGLEGSDLLDVIDAGAMANPMFKLKGAQIGQGNFATAFPLKHMQKDMRLAVALGDQLGQPLFSASAANESFKMARAQGLSDNDFSAVFKAIAS, encoded by the coding sequence ATGGAACAATACGGATTTTTAGGATTGGGGATCATGGGAAGCGCGATGGCCAAGAACCTGCTCAAGGCCGGGTTCAAGGTGACGGTCTGGAACCGGTCGCAGGAGAAGTGCGCGGAGCTCGCGGCGCTCGGGGCAACGGTCGCCGCCACCCCCGCCGAGGTCACCGCCTCCTGCAGCGTCACCATCGCCATGCTGGCCGACCCCGCGGCGGCGCATGCGGTCTGCTTCGGACCTCAAGGCGCCCTGGAAGGGATCGGCGCCGGCAGGGGGTACGTTGACATGTCCACGGTGGACGCCGCGACGGCCAAGGATATCGGCGCGGCCGTCACCGGCAAGGGGGGGAGGTTCCTTGAAGCTCCCGTTTCGGGGAGCAAGAAGCCGGCCGAGGACGGCACCCTGATAATCCTCGCCGCCGGCGACCGTGAACTCTTCGACCAGGCGCTCCCGCTCTTCGAAAAGATGGGGAAGAAAAGCCTTTATTTGGGCGAGCTCGGGCGCGGCGCGCAGATGAAGCTGATCGTCAACATGGTCATGGGAGGTATGATGACCATCTTCTGCGAGGGGCTGGCCCTTGCGGACAAGGCGGGGCTCGAGGGGAGCGACCTCCTCGACGTCATCGACGCCGGCGCCATGGCGAACCCGATGTTCAAGCTGAAGGGGGCGCAGATCGGACAGGGAAACTTTGCCACCGCGTTCCCGCTCAAGCACATGCAAAAAGACATGCGCCTCGCCGTGGCGCTAGGGGACCAGCTGGGGCAGCCGCTCTTTTCCGCCTCCGCCGCCAACGAGAGCTTCAAGATGGCGCGGGCCCAGGGGCTGTCGGATAACGACTTCAGCGCCGTCTTCAAGGCGATCGCTTCATGA
- the pabB gene encoding aminodeoxychorismate synthase component I, translated as MTAASPAYLHGWSFCAPAGEVCAATPEEVVPALMSLERQVASGLHAAGFISYEAAGALNGDLATRAPGKLPLLWFGLYRNRSRTPLPSQSSPFHCGDWRQTLDAEAFDRGVRTIRELIAAGDCYQVNFTLRQRFSFRGCPRSFFSELSRSQPTPYGCYIETGNFRILSASPELFFSLSDGVITTRPMKGTAPRGRWPDEDRVRMRGLKESPKELAENLMIVDLLRNDLGMVSETGSVRVASLFDVESHPTVHQMTSTIEGRLREGVGTLELLRALFPCGSVTGAPKKRSMEIIAQLEEEPRGLYTGCIGYLSPGGEAKFSVAIRTAVLDLASGEGEIGVGSGITYDSCAGEEYRESLSKARFARELVPEFQLIESLLYDGEYFLLERHLERLARSAAHFSFALQPDAARRALEETAAGLAAGGSYKVRLLLSSDGRIACEAAPIEAVAAEANVGFASARVDSDDTLLYHKTTLRDRYRDELAAQPELDEVIFENERGEVTEGANSNLVARIEGRYLTPPMASGLLPGTFREELIAQGKIEERVLTRADLEGAEALFLINSVRKWRRVALASKK; from the coding sequence TTGACCGCGGCTTCCCCCGCGTACCTGCATGGATGGAGTTTCTGCGCGCCCGCGGGCGAGGTCTGCGCCGCCACGCCGGAAGAGGTCGTCCCGGCGCTTATGTCCCTGGAACGGCAGGTCGCCTCGGGTCTGCACGCGGCGGGATTTATCAGTTACGAGGCCGCCGGCGCCCTTAACGGCGACCTCGCCACCCGTGCGCCGGGGAAGCTGCCGCTACTTTGGTTCGGGCTCTACCGAAACCGCTCCCGGACCCCCCTTCCGTCCCAGTCAAGCCCTTTCCACTGCGGCGACTGGCGCCAAACGCTGGACGCGGAGGCGTTCGACCGGGGGGTGCGGACCATCAGGGAGCTGATTGCCGCCGGGGACTGCTACCAGGTCAACTTCACCCTGCGCCAGCGCTTCTCCTTCCGAGGGTGCCCCCGCTCCTTCTTTTCAGAGCTTAGCCGCAGCCAGCCGACCCCTTACGGCTGCTACATCGAGACCGGGAATTTCCGCATCCTCTCCGCCTCCCCCGAGCTTTTCTTCTCCCTGTCCGACGGCGTTATCACCACCCGCCCGATGAAGGGGACCGCCCCAAGGGGGAGGTGGCCGGACGAGGACCGAGTCCGGATGAGGGGGCTGAAGGAAAGCCCCAAGGAACTGGCCGAAAACCTGATGATCGTTGACCTGCTGCGAAACGACCTGGGGATGGTGTCGGAAACCGGCTCGGTGCGGGTCGCCTCCCTCTTCGACGTGGAGAGCCACCCCACCGTGCACCAGATGACCTCCACCATCGAGGGGAGGCTGCGGGAAGGGGTGGGGACGCTGGAACTCCTCCGAGCCCTTTTCCCCTGCGGCTCCGTGACCGGCGCACCCAAGAAAAGGAGCATGGAGATCATCGCGCAACTGGAGGAGGAGCCGCGCGGCCTATACACCGGTTGCATCGGCTATCTCTCCCCGGGAGGCGAGGCCAAGTTCAGCGTCGCCATCCGCACCGCCGTCCTGGACCTCGCGAGCGGCGAGGGGGAGATCGGGGTCGGCAGCGGCATCACCTACGATTCCTGCGCCGGGGAGGAATACCGCGAGAGCCTCTCCAAGGCGCGTTTTGCCCGCGAGCTCGTCCCGGAATTCCAGCTGATCGAATCGCTTCTTTACGACGGCGAGTACTTTCTGCTGGAGCGGCACCTGGAAAGGCTGGCGCGCTCCGCCGCGCACTTCTCCTTCGCGCTGCAACCGGACGCGGCCCGTCGGGCCTTGGAAGAAACCGCCGCGGGGCTCGCCGCCGGGGGGAGCTACAAGGTGCGCCTGCTCCTTTCTAGTGACGGGCGCATCGCCTGCGAGGCGGCGCCGATAGAGGCCGTCGCGGCCGAAGCGAACGTAGGCTTCGCCAGCGCCCGTGTCGACTCGGATGACACGTTGCTCTACCACAAGACCACCCTGCGGGACCGCTATCGTGACGAGTTGGCGGCACAGCCGGAACTGGACGAGGTGATCTTCGAGAACGAGCGGGGCGAAGTCACCGAAGGGGCCAACAGCAACCTCGTGGCGCGCATCGAAGGTCGCTACCTGACGCCTCCTATGGCGAGCGGGCTCTTGCCTGGGACCTTCAGGGAGGAGCTGATCGCACAGGGCAAGATCGAGGAGCGGGTGCTGACCCGGGCTGACCTGGAGGGTGCGGAGGCGCTCTTTCTGATAAACTCGGTGCGAAAGTGGCGCCGGGTGGCGCTGGCATCGAAGAAATAG